The DNA region ACTGACTCATCAGATCCTCGCCGACATGATTGGGACCAGCCGTGAGACCGTGACGCGCCATCTCGCCCGCCTGAGGCGATTGGGGGTCGTCCGCCAGCGGGGCCGGACCCTCCTCATCCAGGCACCCCGTCTGAGGGCCCTGGTGCCGGACTGGCCACCCACCCGGGTGTAGTCCCCCAGTCGTCAGGCCGAGGACGGTGTGACACCCGTCACGGCAACGCGGACCTCCCGGCTCCATGCTCTCAGGTGGAGGCGCCGGACCTGCTCCTCCTTCGTGCGGGGGAGGCGTCCTGGGCCTCTGAAGGAGGTGGAGGATGGTAGGCGTGGAAGGCCTGTTCCTGGAGTCCCTGACGGGTTCGTTGGTCGTCGTGGTGCTGATCCTGGCGATGCTCGTGGCCGGTGTCGCCTACGGGTGGCTTCCTGAGAAGCGGGCCCAGCGAAGGACGGAAGGCCAGCCGCTCAGGAAGGCTGCCTGAGGCCGACACCAGCCTGGGACCTGACGGACGGCCGGGGGCCGCACTCCCGGCCGTCCGCTTCCCCCCGAAATCCGGTCTCCACGGTCAACCAACCCTGCGGTGGACAAGCCAGCTTTCCTGCGGCGGGTGCCCATCTTCTCCATGCTCGAGCCGAAGCATCTCACGAGCCTGGCGGAGATCACGCACCACCAGCGGTACCGGAAGGGCCAGATCGTCTTTTACCGCGGTGATCCCGGCAGCGCGATGTATCTGCTCCTGTCGGGGTCGGTCAAGATGACCCTGCCATCGGATAGCGGGGCCGAGGTGATCGTCGCGCTGCTTCGGCCCGGGGATCACTTCGGAGAGCTGGCGGCCATCGACGGGCGGCCCCGCTATGTCACCGCGATCGCCGACCAGCCGACGGAAGTGCTGGCCATCCACCGCAACGATCTGCTGGCGTTCCTGAGGGATCACGCGGAGGCCTCGTTGCAAATCGCGATTTCGCTCTGCCTGCGCCTACGACACGTCACGGAGCTGTTGGCTGACCTGGCGTTTCTCGACCTCCTGTCCCGCCTCGCCAAGCGCCTCTGCCAGCTGGCGGATATCTACCACGGATCCTCGGTGGAGGC from Candidatus Methylomirabilota bacterium includes:
- a CDS encoding Crp/Fnr family transcriptional regulator, translated to MDKPAFLRRVPIFSMLEPKHLTSLAEITHHQRYRKGQIVFYRGDPGSAMYLLLSGSVKMTLPSDSGAEVIVALLRPGDHFGELAAIDGRPRYVTAIADQPTEVLAIHRNDLLAFLRDHAEASLQIAISLCLRLRHVTELLADLAFLDLLSRLAKRLCQLADIYHGSSVEAAEIHVSQEALAEMVGATREAVNKQLARLREMGLIDTGRGHVRILKPERLSALAFGNVTEVTERT